CATTCATAGCCGGTCCATTTGGCCACTTTTGGTATTATCCGCAAGGACCAAGTTTCTTATTGTGTATGAGTTgtattttaatttcaaatttggCAAAATTTGGCCCGGAAGAGGTAAAATGATGTGACTCCGTtagattttttaaatttttttaacaGAAGTGATGTGTTTGCCGTGCGTTTATTGATTTATCAACAAATTTGAGTGCCTCTCTCTAATCTGTATATCCGTTTAATTGGTCCTAAAATAATCGTATCTTCATGAGTAAAATAGAAGATGGGTGGTCTGCAATTGCAGTATTAATTTGAGTAAAATTCAATAGAGAGATGAAAGAATATGTTATTTCAATTAGCACTCTCGTTGTTTATCTCAATTTAATGTGTCTAGCAGTTTAACAAAAATATACGATTACAAATTTTTAAAGTTAACGTTTtatgttaaaaaaaattaaaaaataataacaCGGTGATATATACTAATATTTTAGTGATTTAAATGAGTCGTTGTGGAAATTGAGTAGCTATTTGATACATTTTAACGAGTTCAGCGGGCAATTTGATATAAAATCTGTAAAAAAAATGCAGGGGTAGGGCTAAAATTTCTTCTATAATTCAGAAATTTCGGAATAATGTATCACATGTTTTTGTTGGTGCTGGATTGCTCAACAACAAAGTTCTGCAAGAACCTCTGCAACTAATTCACCTAGTATAAGTTTATCCAGGTCACATGCAGTTTCATGAACTTCATCTCCTGTGAACTCATCCCTCCAACCTACATCCCATGCATTCCATTCCATGCACTGAAGATCGTTTTTGAGCAATGCTAAAATCGCGTTTGTAGGTACTCGATTTCTGTAGCTTATTAGGCTCTTGATCCCATTCTGCACTTCCTGCATTAGGTGATCAGTTGAGATGCAAAAACTTGGACTTTTCGATGGCCTCAGTAGCAATGGATGAATGGAGGGTATGTTTCTTTGGCTTCTGTTTTCCAGTAGTTCATTTGCACAGTCCATCAAGAGTTGGGAATTGGTACCATCACAGCCATGCAATCCATTTAACACTTGTAAGACTATTGGTTGATATGTTTCAATGTTATCGAACAAGTCCTCTACACGAGTGAGGAACGAGAAGCTTCTTGGAAGTATGTTACTTGATGTCGATAGATGATGTTTACTGCCTTTTGCAGCTTCTTCTGGAGTACTACTGGCATCATTTTCATGTTGGATGGTGTATAGAGTATCTTCACAGTGAGAACTCGGGCTGTCAACATAGATATCTGCAATTATAGAGTTAACATCAGTTACAGCTAAATTTAGCTCGTACCAAGTGCACAAGGCTCCTGATAATCCTCGTGCCCTTACTCTTAATGCTATATTTCTCATGAGGAGGCTGACTATTTGCAAACAATCTTCTAAGGCCCTATTTAACTCTATGTTGCTGCTGTGATCCCGAGAAATAGATTCCATTAAGGAACAAAGTGCAAGAACTTTTGCTACCAGTTAATCTGACTCTACCACATTTACATAGAGGTATCACCAGAATCTCAGTTAGTTTAAAGTTTACTAAATATCAACTACGAACACCGGATGACTAATAGTAAGGTACCTCTGTCTCACCTTTAATAAGAATCTCAGAATCATCTGACTCTTCTGCAGCAAAGAGTTGTGGTGCTGGTGTAGTGTCCTTGAGATCCAAATAAGCTTTCTTTCTTTGGTCAGTGTGTGTGTCACCATCCTTGTGTCCTATACTTTGGACCTGCAACTGGTTTTGTACTTGTTATTACAGGCTTGACTGTGTGAGTCACTCAAATAAACGCGCATGAATGGTGTCAATTTAGTACTACATTTTTCGAAGGATTTCAGATAAAAAGATAAATTATTAGAACAAACAAAATGAAGACTATGAAAGACAGGTTGCAGACTTGCAGAGGACTCACATTAGTTGCCAATGCATCGTTTATGAGTTTCGACTTGGTGGTGTTGTGCTTGGTGGTAAGATCATTATTGTCAATGCTCGGTCCAGTTCCAGACTTTCTCATTTTCATTGCAGATGGACTCAGATGTTCACGGATTTTGGAAACCCTTTTAGGTTGCTCATGATGTTTTAGAAGACCTGTAGATTTCACATTTTCCTTTTCTACTGATTTCCTGCTACTTGTACTCTTCTGAACCTTATCGACTTTCTTGTCAATCGTATCTTTTTTCAGTCCAGGAACCACAGACTTCTGTAGTGCCTTTCTGTTGGGCTTAGCTACATTAGTCTCACTTACCTTTTCTATACGAGTTTTGCTCAAGTATGAGCGCAACATACCTTTATCAGGACCTTCCAAAATTCTGGATGTCCTCTCTTCTTTTGTTTTCAACATACTCTGCCTCTTATTGAAGTCCACATCTCCGTTGTTTGGGATGAACTTATGCGCGAAGAGATCATTGGCACCAGCACCTGTCTGCACAGGTTTCATTAACACGACAGGTGGTGCATCATTTCTAAACCTCTTCTCAGATTCGGAAGTTGAAGAATCATAAATCTTAAACTCATCTCTGTCTAAAAGTCCTTTAAACTGCATATTCTGGATTATCTCTTCCAGTGTCATACATTCCCTTTCTCCATTCTGAGCAGCAAGCCAAGCCTTCCTTCGTTTTGGCATATCAATATCAAAGATCAATCCCTTCGGATTCAGATTCTTGACTCTCTCCATCTGTTTTCCGGACTCAAAATGCAATGTTGTTGAAGATACCTCCTCCAATCCCATAAGCTTTGCGATCACATTAGATGCTTTTAGCCTATCTCCTGAAATATCTGACGAACTAGAACTCACAGAGGCGGTGTCATGAGAATAAGTTGTCGAGGTTCTGCTTGAATTACCGGAAGGTAAGTAATTACACAATTCTGTTTCCTTTCTGTCAAAACAAGCCTTGGCATTGAGTGAACCATTTGCTAACAAATTGTGCCTATTAAGGCTCTCCCTGACTACTTTCCTGAGTTCATCATAACAGTCAGTCGAAGAGCTTTCATCAGAAAATCTTGAACTTTCGTAATTCTGATATCCAAATCTATCAGAACTACATCCAATCCCCACTTCATCAGCAATACTTAAAatcttttctttctcttttttcttCAACCTCGTCGTAAACTGTGAAGCTTCTTGCATCCTGTTAAGCATACCGAGAGACTCCTGCAGATCGCGAGTTAATAAACACTCGGATTTCAGACTTCCCTTACCGTCCTACAGTCTGTTACTCCTTCAGATCATCACAAGTGACAGATGATCAAATATAAAATGGCACAAGTACAGAACTATCTATTGAATAAAAATAGTCAACTGAAATAATCAGATGCTACTCAGATGAAAACAACAATATACAGACAACTAAATAAGGCTAGCCGGAGATACTTCTATAATTATATGTTTGCTCAGAAGCAAAAAACCAAATGTTTGTCATTGGGATATAAACAAAACATGCATGCATTAGTTGCCGTCATGGGAACAAAACTAATCAGTTTTGGCTTTTAAATACATTTAAAAAGTCATGTTCTCGTATTCAAAATCTGAGTAATTGACCAATTTTTCGAGGATAGTCAGCCGAGTACTCGCTTAAATCCGAGTCGGTTGATCACCGATTTTCGAGTACTCGGCCGAGTCAGCCgatttttaaaacactttaaCATGAACAAGACTCCGTCGAGACTTCTCATATTCtctaaattaattttatttttaaaagtttgTTAAATAGATGGGTCATGTTTCGTGGCAACAGTGTGCCGGTTAAATTTTATTTAACGTACTATTCAGAGCGTCTGATCTATattttaaggacccagatttAAGGATTTTTTTTACCATTCCGCAAAAAGGAGAAAAGACTATCCGCGAAAAATATCCGCGGAAGGGTAAAAAAAATTCGTAGATCTAGACCCTTAAAATAATGATCCAAGAGTTCTGAAGCAGTGTTAGATATGACTTATATAACACCCGATTGTTAGGAATTAGTTCCTAATGATTAAGTTCCAAACCATTATCTCCCTGTTCCAGTTTTCATGAGTGCTTCGTGTTCACTTCTTTTGCAATTTTTTGGCTTTCATTTTCTCTTTTTCCTTATAAATTTTTTCATGCATTGTGTGTGACAATTGTATGATTACAATATCATATAGTTAGACTTGCTGGAAAAGCCTGAACTCAACTGGAGAAATCTCAACCTCTTATAAGAAGCAATTTTGTGAGTATTTTTAGCCAAACCGCAAAAAATCATACCATTCATTTCATTCACCTCACATTTTAGACCTCCAAACTAATCAATCTGCAGATATTGCTCCAACACAAGAAAAATCAGCATTACCCTTTCATGAACACGTCCATTCATCGCAAAAACTATAGAAATTATGAGTACATTCGAGGGCTTTCGATATCTGATCGAGAACCAGATGTATGGACTTTTGAATAATGTAAACAGCAAAAAATATATTACAGGAGGAACTTCAAATTAGGAGCAAGTAAGGTAGATAATCGACGAAACAGGAAAATGTCAGACGATAAAGGTCCAGGTGAAGGAGCTAAAACCCCAAGCAAGCGCAAGATTTCAGGTTTTTATTCTGACGATATCATAAAATGATCACATTGTTGATTAGTACTTAAAGATAAATAGAAGAAATGACGAAGAACGATTACTTTTCTCTGTGTATTAGATCTTGACTTAATGAAGGAGAGGTTTTCTAAGCTACTCCTGGGAGAGGACATGTCAGGTGGTGGGAAGGGTGTTTCTTCGGCTCTGGCTTTGTCCAACGCGATTACAAACCTTGCTGGTAAGAATATAAATAAATGCAGGATCTCACAGGAACGCGACAAAGTGCCAGCAAATGTATTATTAGTACTTATCTGATAAGCATGTTAACGCTCTTTGTTCTGATTCTATTCTGATTCTACAGCTTCTGTTTTTGGAGAACAAAGAAAATTGGAACCGATGGAAGCAGACAGGAAGTTGAGGTGGAAGAAAGAAGCCGATTGGCTCCTATCTGTAACGGATTACATTGTTGAATTTGTCCCCTCACAGCAGAAATCGAAAGATGGGACAACTATGGAGGTAGAATATATTTCTAACATACATTCTCAACTTCTACCTTAAACATTATATTTGCAATGGCTGGCTTTAATTTAGTTTCTTTCGTTTTGACAGATAATGATCACGCAACAGAGAAGAGATCTACTCATGAACATTCCAGCATTGCGTAAGCTGGACACAATGCTCACTGTAAGAAGCTAACGTCTCTTTCTAATTGCCAAATTATTAGTCTAATACACAGACCAACTGATTTGATGCGGTGTCTAATCCATAATGGGAACGGATTTTTGGAATAGGATTGCCTAGACAACTTCAAGGGCCCTAATGAATTCTGGTATGTATCGAAAGATGCTGATGAGGCTGAGAAAGGAGTTAAGAGAGAGGACAAATGGTGGCTGCCTACGATTAAGGTACCCTCTGAAGGTCTATCAGACTCATCGCGGAAATTTTTACAGTATCAAAAAGATTGTGTCAACCAAGTGTTAAAAGCATCTATGGCCATAAATGCTCAAGTTTTATCTGAAATGGAGATTCCTGATAGTTACATTGATTCACTCCCTAAGGTATGACAAAAAATAAAAACTTTTCAATCTGCTTCCTCAAAGAAGCTCGCTTCTAAATTTCGGTACACTTCTCCTATGTTTTCCTTTCCTAGAATGGTAGAGCGACCCTTGGTGATCAAATGTATAAAAGCATCACGGTAGAGTACTTCGATCCTGATCAATTCCTAATATCCACAGACATGTCATCGGAACACAAAGTTCTTGATCTCAAGAATAAAATCGAAGCATCTATAGTTATCTGGAAGAGGAAAATGGTACAGAAGGATGCAAAGACTCCCTGGGGCTCTGCTGTAAGCTTGGAAAAGAGGGAGCTCTTTGAAGAGCGAGCTGAGACCATCTTGCTACTGTTAAAACAGAGGTTCCCGGGGCTTCCTCAGTCGTCTCTAGACATTAGTAAAATCCAATACAATAAGGTTAGACGACAGAGTCATAAGTTtctgttagaataatataagatcctgaaaAGGGCCATTCTCTAACACCTTGAGGTTTTAGAGTAACCGACCAGTTACTCTAAAACCTCAAAGTGTTAGAGAATGACCATTTTCacgatcttatattattctaacagtTTCTATCATATTTTTTTTGCTAAGTTATAGAAATTGTAAAAAACAACCTTATCAGTTATCCCCTTTCTTCTTATAGGATGTAGGGCATGCTATTCTCGAGAGCTACTCGAGAGTTTTAGAAAGCTTGGCAAACACTGTCATGTCCCGAATAGAAGACGTTCTATATGCAGATTCTGCCACTCAAGATCCATCACTTGCACCAGTATCACAGATAAAACCAGTGATAAACTCTTCACTAAGTTTAGGCCCAAGTGATTTCTCGAGTGCTGAGGATGATCCCGATAAGGTAACTCCTGGGGAAACACCCAATGCAATGACACTATCTGATTTTATGGGTTGGAATGGAGAGGCGGCAGAGACAGACATGAAGAAAGTTGACTCCACTGATAGTTTAGATTCATTGAACAGGGAAGCTGAATCCAAGATGATGACAAAGCATCCTAACATTTCAAACAAGAAGAAGTTTTCATACCTTGACAAACTTGAATGGGGTGGCTTGAAGAGTCCACAAGCTCGCAATTAGTTGTTCAAATCATGAAATGTAAATATTAGATTACTCTGACCATTTTATGGAGTCTACTGGCTTAAATTTTCTCGGATGTTCTTCCATGTTACAGTAAATAGCATATGATGAACTATTCAGTGTTAGGATTGTTGTCATTCATTTTTTTTTCTCAATATAAATTTGTAAATATTAGCACCTCTGCACCTGCAGTACGCGTAATGTAAATTCTTACAGATGCATTTCTCATCTCAGAAACTATATTCTGACTAACACCATCTTGTATACTCCTGCCTCCAGAAGCTTAAATTGATTAAAAGTCCGCGCAATGTCAAGTTTGATGAAAATCAACACTGATTTTTTAGATGAATGGTTACGAAAAAAGAGAAAAATTTTATGAAGACCACATTTTTATAGGAAACTTCGGAAACCACCTATtttctgcaatcaaaacacagtcaaatatattattttgtgaagtatgttttacgaatatcactaatttattaaaattgttgaagatcatttaagtttaataagtataatgtgtatgttctgcaatttgaacaaatgttctgcaaactaaacatgtttcgtAGAATAAAACATTTTGTAATGTTCTACATGCAGTACATGTACATGTATGAtcttcaagattttgaataaaataattatcTTTGTTGACCATAATTcgcaaaataatatattttgcaatgTTTTAATGCAAGATATTAGTTGCAGAATATAAGTGGTCTCCGTAGTCTCCAACAAAAACGTGATCTTCGTAGAACTTGACTCTGCACAAACATGTGATCACAGTACTTGAGCCGGAGGTTGGTGAGTATGCATTGTCTATTCTTCAGAGGTTCCACATCAGGAAATGAAATAGTAACATACATTATCGATCTGATTCCGCTAAAGGATAGCTAAACATACACCTGGATCATAAAGTACAAATACAAGCAATTGAAAGCAAACTGCAAAATGATTTAAAACATCAAAGTTAGAAGTTATCTTTGTCTTAGGCAAGATATTGCACTTTCTGACCCCTGTGGCATTCATAAGGGAAGAATTATAGGGAGATGTCCGACATCGCTTGTGGGAGGGGTGCTAGTTAATAAGGCACATGTTAAATGTATTCGTCCGAGGCCTTTTGGGAATTGCCCAAAATAAATCCGTGCATTGCCTAAAGATGATTTTACTAAACAAGCATTGAGTTGGTTAAGTAGCAGATGAAACACAAAAGTTAACTGTAAGCTCCTTCACAAGCCAAAGCAACTATAAACTTATCTATTGCTGCCGAGGCCTCTTGGTGTAAGGAACTGTTAAAGATAATTCCACACAAAATTCAAGTAATGGCTAAAATCATGGCTGCACATCCTTAATATAGCTACAATAAAGGGATTAGTCAAATATTACATGTACAATTATGattatagttttaattcaaatATACAGATTATTAACTAGGCTAGAATTGCTGCTATGATTGATATGTAACTGATATTATACATTTGTATAAATCCTTATAGTTGTACTACAGAAAGCAATACAATTTTCCTTCTTC
This genomic interval from Apium graveolens cultivar Ventura chromosome 8, ASM990537v1, whole genome shotgun sequence contains the following:
- the LOC141678470 gene encoding rho guanine nucleotide exchange factor 8-like — protein: MSDDKGPGEGAKTPSKRKISDLDLMKERFSKLLLGEDMSGGGKGVSSALALSNAITNLAASVFGEQRKLEPMEADRKLRWKKEADWLLSVTDYIVEFVPSQQKSKDGTTMEIMITQQRRDLLMNIPALRKLDTMLTDCLDNFKGPNEFWYVSKDADEAEKGVKREDKWWLPTIKVPSEGLSDSSRKFLQYQKDCVNQVLKASMAINAQVLSEMEIPDSYIDSLPKNGRATLGDQMYKSITVEYFDPDQFLISTDMSSEHKVLDLKNKIEASIVIWKRKMVQKDAKTPWGSAVSLEKRELFEERAETILLLLKQRFPGLPQSSLDISKIQYNKDVGHAILESYSRVLESLANTVMSRIEDVLYADSATQDPSLAPVSQIKPVINSSLSLGPSDFSSAEDDPDKVTPGETPNAMTLSDFMGWNGEAAETDMKKVDSTDSLDSLNREAESKMMTKHPNISNKKKFSYLDKLEWGGLKSPQARN